From Sulfuracidifex tepidarius, one genomic window encodes:
- a CDS encoding DUF929 family protein: MPRRQSKKKFYLTGFLIIAVVIGAYIYSGYASEQALLAEIGQPVPSSYYSTFSSVSSYYGIVNTSYDSIFYRINGSTVFHNQTLPLTVNHKLLIVYIGAEWCPFCAAERWALVIALSRFGNFSNLHYMMSTSKDVFPDTPTFTFYNSTYSSPYICFQYYEYQNRSHGELMTVPSNYSALWKDFHSSIPFIVIGGLLVQNGSSVNPGLISGQSWSYAISQLQGNTQFRQEVIDSANEITAAACSMDGNQPANVCNQYTIHQLEGLLEVEYFPETVQ; the protein is encoded by the coding sequence ATGCCACGAAGGCAGAGCAAGAAGAAGTTTTATCTCACCGGTTTCCTGATAATTGCTGTAGTAATAGGAGCTTACATCTACTCAGGATATGCGTCTGAACAAGCGCTTTTGGCTGAGATAGGCCAACCAGTACCTTCATCTTATTATTCTACGTTTAGTTCTGTCTCCTCTTATTACGGGATTGTAAACACTTCCTACGACTCAATCTTTTACAGGATAAACGGGTCAACTGTCTTCCATAACCAGACACTCCCACTTACGGTTAATCACAAACTGCTCATAGTTTACATAGGTGCTGAATGGTGTCCCTTCTGTGCAGCTGAGAGGTGGGCATTAGTGATAGCGTTATCCCGGTTCGGCAACTTCTCAAACTTACATTACATGATGTCCACATCTAAAGACGTCTTCCCGGACACTCCAACATTCACCTTTTACAATTCCACATACAGTAGCCCATACATTTGCTTCCAATACTACGAGTATCAGAATAGGTCTCACGGGGAATTAATGACAGTCCCGTCCAACTACTCCGCATTGTGGAAGGACTTTCATTCCTCTATTCCATTCATTGTGATTGGCGGATTGCTAGTTCAAAATGGGAGCTCAGTTAACCCAGGTCTCATAAGCGGACAGTCATGGTCTTATGCCATTTCGCAGTTACAAGGAAACACTCAGTTTAGGCAGGAGGTTATAGACTCAGCAAATGAGATAACTGCGGCAGCGTGTTCCATGGATGGTAACCAACCTGCAAATGTGTGTAATCAGTACACTATTCACCAATTAGAAGGACTTCTTGAAGTGGAATATTTCCCTGAAACGGTTCAATGA
- a CDS encoding molybdate ABC transporter substrate-binding protein — translation MLDLTLDGFDLVHDLYGRMSGVKFFAAGNQWFALEEVLPKMGDVFMETLPPGVVMKQVMGEEVRIGNLVIDVKPDVVSLPSSMMEQVKDLVLEPVVYVENEVVIATDLRVRDICDLSGLKLALPNPENEGIGAVFKEAYEKQCGDYSSLRERSYVTKVHHRETPFLMRKGIVNAGVMWNTEAVKWGFKSVGTGRKGKLSIAVTKFGDKEGGRRVKEVVLSPESRSVYEKYAFKWMMNRVSRER, via the coding sequence ATGTTAGATCTCACTCTTGATGGCTTTGACTTGGTTCATGACTTGTACGGAAGAATGTCTGGAGTGAAGTTCTTCGCTGCTGGAAACCAGTGGTTCGCACTTGAGGAGGTCCTTCCGAAGATGGGTGACGTCTTCATGGAGACCCTTCCTCCTGGAGTCGTAATGAAACAGGTCATGGGAGAGGAAGTGAGAATTGGGAACTTGGTGATAGACGTCAAGCCAGACGTGGTGTCTCTCCCCTCCTCTATGATGGAACAGGTAAAAGACTTAGTGCTGGAACCAGTAGTGTACGTTGAAAACGAGGTCGTCATAGCTACAGACTTGAGAGTAAGGGATATATGTGACTTGTCTGGCCTCAAGTTAGCCCTACCTAACCCCGAAAATGAAGGTATAGGGGCTGTTTTCAAGGAGGCTTATGAGAAGCAGTGCGGGGATTATTCCTCCCTTAGAGAGAGAAGTTACGTGACCAAGGTACACCACAGGGAAACTCCCTTCCTCATGAGGAAAGGTATAGTGAACGCTGGAGTAATGTGGAACACCGAAGCAGTCAAGTGGGGTTTCAAGAGTGTAGGGACGGGGAGAAAAGGTAAGTTGTCTATAGCAGTCACTAAGTTCGGCGACAAGGAAGGAGGTAGGAGAGTGAAGGAAGTAGTTCTCTCCCCCGAGTCGCGTTCAGTTTACGAGAAGTATGCCTTCAAGTGGATGATGAACCGTGTTTCACGTGAAAGGTGA
- a CDS encoding DsrE family protein yields the protein MFHVKGEEKDASDLKVVVQISEDPERGVKSVINLLREMKLGEVEVVFHQEAINAVLDPSLVEKLRPAKVVACRNSLKAKGIDESSLPRGTVVVNAGVAEIVRRQAEGWIYLKV from the coding sequence GTGTTTCACGTGAAAGGTGAAGAGAAAGACGCTTCTGACTTGAAGGTAGTCGTGCAGATAAGTGAGGACCCTGAGAGGGGAGTGAAGTCAGTGATCAATCTCCTCAGGGAGATGAAGTTAGGCGAAGTTGAGGTAGTTTTCCATCAGGAAGCAATAAATGCAGTCCTAGACCCTTCATTGGTGGAGAAGCTTCGTCCAGCTAAGGTAGTTGCATGCAGGAATTCACTTAAAGCTAAGGGCATAGACGAGTCCAGCTTACCTCGAGGTACGGTCGTGGTGAACGCGGGAGTTGCAGAGATAGTGAGGAGACAAGCAGAAGGATGGATTTACCTCAAAGTATAA
- a CDS encoding type IA DNA topoisomerase — protein MKLVITEKPSVAMDIARSLGKVERKEGYVVAGDYVVTWAYGHLLEIDDSIAPRKWDLKDLPIFPKEFRYKVIEGKRSHFSLVKKLLERSEVVVNCGDAGREGELIVREILETAGYKGKVLRLWTSEALTPDVVRREFSSLKPSSQYDDLYFSALARQHSDWIVGINLTRLVTLKANNKEVWSVGRVQTPTLAMIVERDKEIDDFKPQEYYVVIAKFRKGNGNGNGGDYLGYLIRPSEKGKDEREKDEAKEKQEDERVATRMTKEEAEAVVKKLSSIKNGKVKQVEKEIRRERPPLLHSLTSLQREANALYGLSAKRTLDIAQRLYEEYKVISYPRTDARYMGDSNKGLVVSILKKLGKDDLVPRVYKVGKRVFDSSKLTDHHAIIPLDKFDGGNDMEKKVYLLVYRKFVGAFMEDYVYEVVKVITALNGEMFVSHGKRNISLGWMSLYESKENPLPDLKEGDAVEKLSVEASKRTTKPPSHFTDSSILKEMERLSLGTPATRASIIETLLSRRYLTRREKLLVSTEKGRELIQKLKDSRVVSPEMTGEWEKLLEGIYLNHRGRQGYEEFVSKIREFIAQEIQGLMPKLEDIGKGGEEEEDDEVKGKENDVMKCKCGGEVREFFKGWRCSSCNSVVWKTILGKRITRRQASLLFQGKEVKMKGFVSKSGKKFSATVFVEDGRVKFKFDNDKNAK, from the coding sequence ATGAAGCTCGTGATCACCGAGAAGCCATCTGTTGCCATGGACATAGCCAGAAGCTTAGGGAAAGTGGAGCGGAAGGAAGGGTACGTGGTCGCGGGCGACTACGTTGTCACTTGGGCTTACGGTCATCTACTCGAAATAGACGATTCAATAGCACCGAGGAAGTGGGACCTGAAGGACCTTCCGATCTTCCCCAAGGAGTTCAGGTATAAGGTGATTGAAGGGAAGAGATCCCATTTCTCCCTCGTGAAGAAGCTCCTGGAGAGGAGCGAAGTGGTAGTTAACTGCGGGGACGCAGGAAGGGAGGGAGAGCTCATAGTGAGGGAAATCCTTGAGACTGCAGGCTACAAGGGAAAGGTCCTCCGTCTGTGGACGTCAGAAGCTCTAACTCCAGACGTGGTCAGGAGGGAATTCTCCTCACTGAAACCTTCCTCACAATACGACGACTTGTACTTCAGTGCCTTAGCTAGGCAACACAGCGACTGGATAGTGGGAATAAACTTGACCAGGCTGGTCACACTCAAGGCGAACAACAAGGAGGTCTGGAGCGTGGGAAGGGTACAGACACCAACTTTAGCTATGATAGTCGAAAGGGATAAGGAAATAGATGACTTCAAGCCTCAGGAATATTACGTGGTCATAGCTAAATTCAGAAAGGGGAACGGAAACGGGAATGGAGGAGATTATCTTGGTTACCTGATAAGACCATCTGAAAAAGGGAAAGACGAACGCGAAAAAGATGAAGCAAAGGAAAAACAGGAGGACGAGAGGGTTGCGACAAGGATGACCAAGGAAGAGGCTGAAGCAGTAGTGAAGAAACTTTCCTCAATCAAGAACGGGAAAGTCAAACAAGTTGAGAAGGAGATAAGGAGAGAGAGACCTCCACTCCTACACTCCCTTACTTCTCTGCAAAGGGAGGCTAACGCGCTCTACGGTCTGTCTGCTAAGAGGACTCTCGACATAGCACAACGACTTTACGAGGAATATAAAGTGATAAGCTACCCGAGAACCGACGCTAGATACATGGGGGACAGCAATAAGGGCTTGGTAGTCTCAATACTCAAGAAGCTAGGAAAAGACGACTTAGTACCGAGAGTCTATAAGGTTGGAAAGAGAGTTTTCGACTCGTCAAAGCTCACTGACCACCACGCAATAATTCCCTTAGATAAGTTCGACGGGGGGAACGACATGGAGAAGAAAGTGTACTTACTGGTTTACAGGAAGTTCGTGGGGGCTTTCATGGAGGACTATGTATACGAAGTCGTGAAAGTAATCACTGCGTTGAACGGAGAGATGTTCGTCTCTCACGGTAAGAGGAACATCTCCCTGGGTTGGATGTCACTCTATGAAAGCAAGGAGAACCCCCTTCCAGACCTGAAGGAAGGAGACGCAGTAGAGAAGTTGAGCGTCGAGGCCTCTAAGAGGACTACGAAGCCTCCTTCCCACTTCACGGACTCTTCTATTCTCAAAGAGATGGAGAGGCTCTCCCTGGGGACTCCGGCTACGAGGGCGTCTATCATAGAAACATTACTTTCGAGGAGGTATCTAACTAGGAGGGAGAAGTTGCTGGTCTCAACTGAGAAGGGAAGGGAACTAATTCAGAAGCTGAAGGACAGCAGAGTTGTCAGCCCGGAGATGACAGGGGAGTGGGAGAAACTGCTGGAAGGAATTTACCTGAACCACAGAGGAAGGCAGGGATATGAAGAGTTCGTGAGTAAAATAAGGGAGTTCATAGCTCAAGAAATTCAAGGGCTTATGCCGAAGCTCGAGGACATAGGTAAAGGAGGAGAGGAGGAAGAAGACGACGAAGTGAAAGGAAAAGAAAACGATGTCATGAAGTGCAAATGCGGAGGAGAAGTAAGGGAGTTCTTCAAGGGATGGAGGTGCTCTTCATGTAACTCGGTCGTGTGGAAGACCATCTTAGGAAAGAGGATAACCAGGAGGCAAGCCTCACTTCTCTTCCAAGGAAAGGAGGTCAAAATGAAGGGGTTCGTGAGCAAGAGCGGTAAGAAGTTCTCTGCGACGGTTTTCGTAGAAGATGGGAGGGTGAAGTTCAAGTTCGATAACGACAAGAACGCTAAGTAG
- a CDS encoding ABC transporter substrate-binding protein: MNKRIMRALGRTALIGILVLGILVVAAGVGYYYYSSHSSSKKVVINYYDDLAPSEAKVFDNYIIPQFEKEYPNITVDLHVESAGKMVGTIKALVEGGDVGSTVIAEDNMIIGELIYANDLMNLQPYMSSLPTSDLIPSMTHLMNYEQSVYHSVYFIPFRGNIPLVWYNESVMKEAGITSPPSNWSQLMTDAKLIYQKTGVGPIMFQGHGGASTSTELYQWMVQAGGNPFVFNDSGDVKAFTYLDQLSTYFNPDYIHGYWGNYKGLADGKYYILDYQWPYIYSTMKSEGINVSGIGFYPGPTGPVNNDHLVGGDVLAIPKGATHIHSLLLFIKFLLSYNVQRDIIMILGEPAVNSQAYNNLPSNISSLFKAEESAFQTAFFREPVPWISEWNNIADSAFVKIVEDHAPASQIPSILSSANQEMYTYLLTNYNSTVAQEYEQGYFAPLYG; this comes from the coding sequence ATGAATAAGAGAATTATGAGAGCATTGGGGAGAACTGCTCTCATAGGAATCTTAGTGCTGGGTATATTGGTAGTGGCAGCAGGAGTCGGATATTACTATTACAGCAGCCATTCGTCGTCAAAGAAAGTTGTAATCAATTATTACGACGACCTGGCTCCGTCAGAGGCTAAGGTGTTCGACAACTACATAATACCTCAGTTTGAGAAAGAGTATCCCAACATTACGGTAGATCTTCACGTAGAGAGTGCAGGCAAAATGGTTGGCACAATTAAGGCACTAGTTGAAGGAGGCGACGTGGGATCTACAGTAATAGCTGAGGATAACATGATAATAGGAGAGTTAATTTACGCTAATGATCTCATGAACTTGCAACCTTACATGTCATCCCTTCCTACGTCTGACCTGATACCTTCCATGACACATCTCATGAACTACGAACAGAGTGTGTATCACTCAGTATACTTCATTCCATTCCGGGGAAACATACCCCTCGTTTGGTACAATGAAAGCGTAATGAAGGAGGCAGGGATAACTTCTCCGCCGTCAAACTGGTCACAGCTGATGACTGATGCTAAGTTGATATACCAGAAGACCGGTGTAGGTCCCATCATGTTCCAGGGGCACGGAGGAGCCAGCACCTCGACAGAGCTATATCAATGGATGGTACAAGCTGGAGGAAACCCGTTCGTGTTTAACGATTCAGGAGACGTAAAGGCATTCACCTATCTAGACCAACTCTCTACCTACTTCAACCCTGATTATATCCACGGCTATTGGGGCAATTACAAGGGCTTAGCTGACGGAAAGTACTACATCCTCGATTATCAATGGCCTTATATATACTCGACCATGAAGAGTGAAGGAATCAATGTGAGCGGTATCGGGTTTTATCCTGGCCCTACAGGACCGGTGAATAATGACCACTTAGTAGGAGGTGACGTCCTAGCGATACCAAAGGGGGCTACTCACATACACTCGCTATTGCTCTTCATAAAGTTCCTCTTGTCATATAACGTTCAGAGAGATATTATCATGATATTAGGAGAGCCTGCAGTGAACTCGCAAGCCTATAACAACCTTCCATCCAATATCTCCTCCCTGTTCAAGGCAGAGGAGAGCGCATTCCAGACGGCGTTCTTCAGGGAGCCTGTACCGTGGATAAGTGAGTGGAACAACATTGCAGATTCAGCTTTCGTGAAGATAGTAGAAGACCATGCTCCGGCATCGCAGATACCCTCTATACTGAGTAGTGCGAACCAGGAAATGTACACTTATCTGCTGACAAACTATAACTCCACAGTGGCACAGGAGTACGAGCAGGGCTACTTCGCACCCTTGTATGGGTGA
- a CDS encoding carbohydrate ABC transporter permease, with protein MKLRYIFFVLPSLVYVLAFAFYPSARAVYLSFFTSQGKFTLDNYKELFYFNLYGTIENTVILTVGALMIQLLLALGISSILVREFKGKRLVSTISIIPMGVATVVAAITFAFIFQTSGGYANTFLHYLGLSGINWYFNSYISLFIVMIADSWKNTPIMTLIILAGMYSIPRDLYYAAALDGAGPLRRFVHITLPNLKKFIAIALIIRGVSEFNIFALPLILIGYSPSILTTLAYSLYSTTTENLASAAAVIILIFVSVLIALNIKLGGKR; from the coding sequence TTGAAGTTAAGATACATCTTTTTTGTTTTACCTTCCTTGGTATACGTGTTGGCATTTGCTTTCTACCCTTCTGCTAGGGCTGTTTATCTCAGCTTCTTTACTTCTCAGGGAAAGTTTACGTTAGACAACTACAAGGAACTCTTCTACTTCAACTTATACGGGACAATTGAAAATACTGTGATTCTGACAGTAGGCGCCCTTATGATTCAGCTCCTCTTAGCTCTGGGTATATCTTCCATACTTGTGAGGGAGTTTAAGGGTAAGAGACTGGTCTCGACCATTTCCATAATTCCCATGGGGGTTGCTACTGTAGTCGCAGCGATCACTTTCGCTTTCATATTTCAGACTTCAGGAGGTTACGCTAATACCTTCTTGCATTACCTCGGGTTAAGCGGGATAAACTGGTACTTCAACAGTTACATTTCCCTTTTCATAGTGATGATAGCAGACTCGTGGAAGAACACTCCGATAATGACTCTGATAATCCTGGCTGGAATGTATTCCATCCCCAGAGATCTCTATTACGCGGCCGCACTAGACGGTGCAGGTCCTCTCAGGAGGTTCGTCCATATCACGCTTCCTAACCTGAAGAAGTTCATTGCCATTGCTTTGATAATAAGGGGAGTCAGTGAATTCAATATCTTTGCGCTTCCGTTAATTCTCATAGGCTATTCACCTTCAATCCTCACCACGTTAGCTTACAGTTTATACTCAACGACCACGGAGAACTTGGCTTCCGCAGCTGCAGTTATCATCCTAATATTCGTGTCAGTGTTGATAGCGCTGAACATAAAATTGGGAGGAAAGAGGTGA
- a CDS encoding carbohydrate ABC transporter permease: protein MRRNLLVYAGAIIFTLYFLVPLYILILIAFSPAKFTLESLYPPLYFKGFTLNNLVYAFTQYDFVHPFLKSFFVASLVGVIAILLGIPAGYGLSKLPGKIAYAFIVVLLITNMVPGLVVAIPISVEFIKLHLFDSIPGLALVQELVTLPLAVFILQGTFSAVPKEVEYQAKIDGASTLSYLTNVLIPIALPGIVAAFLISWMFSWDEFTYAVLLSPIHPTLPVEIYFNIQRGNELAAVAFSLVFTIPVIVLTVILQKYLKGEYLAGGVKY from the coding sequence ATGAGGAGAAACTTATTAGTTTATGCTGGCGCAATCATCTTCACTCTGTATTTCCTGGTACCACTTTACATTCTCATTCTGATAGCTTTCAGTCCGGCTAAGTTCACACTGGAGTCCCTTTACCCACCGTTATACTTCAAGGGTTTCACGTTAAACAACTTGGTTTACGCTTTCACGCAATACGACTTCGTTCATCCCTTCCTGAAGAGCTTCTTCGTGGCGTCACTCGTAGGAGTTATAGCTATACTTCTGGGAATCCCCGCAGGTTATGGTCTAAGTAAGCTTCCAGGCAAGATAGCTTACGCCTTCATAGTAGTTCTATTGATAACTAACATGGTTCCCGGTTTAGTGGTAGCTATTCCTATTAGCGTTGAGTTCATAAAGCTACATCTCTTCGACTCCATCCCTGGGTTGGCCCTAGTTCAAGAGCTTGTAACCCTCCCATTGGCAGTCTTCATACTTCAGGGAACTTTCTCCGCAGTACCTAAGGAAGTCGAGTACCAGGCTAAGATAGATGGAGCCTCGACCTTGAGCTACTTAACTAACGTATTGATTCCCATAGCTCTCCCCGGTATAGTTGCGGCTTTCCTCATCTCCTGGATGTTCTCATGGGACGAATTCACTTACGCTGTGCTCCTCTCCCCCATCCATCCTACGCTTCCAGTTGAAATATACTTCAATATACAAAGAGGGAACGAGTTAGCTGCGGTTGCCTTCTCCTTGGTCTTCACAATCCCTGTCATAGTGCTTACAGTGATATTGCAGAAGTATCTGAAAGGTGAGTATTTAGCGGGAGGTGTGAAGTATTGA
- a CDS encoding ABC transporter ATP-binding protein — MIELKELVKSYGKKLVLNGISEKIETGEFFVILGPSGAGKSTMLKVIAGIEELDSGSIVVDGKDISRLPPEKRNLAMVFQNYALYPNMTVFDNIAFPLKMKGVSRDKIKEKVERVARLLGIQDLLKSNVTKISGGQQQRVAIARAIVREPSFYLLDEPLSNLDARTRFKARGELKRIQKELGGTFIYVTHDQKEAMSLADRVAVLHEGKFEQVGVPMELYEYPRTKWVGEFIGDFPMNFIPGDWLGAQGVEIGFRPEWVKLDGNDFRGTVSSMESVGEYTYLFLDVKDTKVIVKGSGQFDVGDEVSFSINKCRRFKDGFIVDQK, encoded by the coding sequence ATGATAGAATTAAAAGAATTAGTTAAAAGTTATGGGAAGAAGTTAGTCCTCAATGGGATAAGCGAGAAAATAGAGACAGGAGAGTTCTTCGTGATACTGGGCCCCAGTGGCGCTGGAAAATCCACCATGTTGAAGGTTATAGCTGGGATAGAGGAACTGGATTCAGGATCCATAGTTGTGGACGGAAAGGACATCTCTAGGTTACCCCCAGAGAAGAGAAACCTAGCTATGGTCTTTCAAAACTACGCTCTCTACCCTAACATGACAGTCTTCGACAACATAGCTTTTCCCTTGAAGATGAAGGGAGTGAGCCGGGATAAGATAAAGGAGAAAGTGGAGAGGGTCGCCAGACTCCTCGGAATTCAGGACTTGTTGAAAAGTAATGTGACTAAGATAAGTGGAGGCCAACAACAGAGGGTAGCTATAGCTAGGGCAATAGTTAGGGAGCCGTCCTTCTACCTTCTCGACGAACCGTTGTCAAATCTGGACGCTAGAACCAGGTTTAAGGCTAGGGGAGAACTGAAGAGGATACAGAAGGAGCTCGGGGGAACGTTCATCTATGTGACACACGATCAGAAAGAAGCTATGAGTTTAGCTGATAGAGTAGCTGTCCTTCACGAAGGTAAGTTTGAGCAGGTTGGAGTTCCAATGGAACTTTATGAATATCCGAGGACTAAATGGGTGGGAGAGTTCATAGGCGATTTTCCGATGAACTTCATACCGGGAGACTGGTTAGGAGCTCAAGGCGTGGAGATAGGATTCAGACCGGAATGGGTTAAGCTGGACGGGAATGACTTCAGGGGGACTGTCAGCTCCATGGAATCTGTAGGCGAATATACTTATCTTTTCCTCGACGTGAAGGACACGAAGGTGATAGTGAAAGGTAGCGGTCAATTCGACGTCGGAGACGAAGTGAGCTTCAGCATAAATAAGTGCAGGAGATTCAAGGACGGTTTTATAGTGGATCAGAAGTAG